Proteins from a single region of Oncorhynchus nerka isolate Pitt River linkage group LG18, Oner_Uvic_2.0, whole genome shotgun sequence:
- the LOC135562000 gene encoding dynein axonemal heavy chain 6-like, with translation MTQSTLCSPSPPKRPRSSKSAKPSPTGAFLHSPSPLPASHPVIFSSAEDVIRAKIRSPPDIVRIIRNNPHLGFLYMTSAAPKSSIKYDAYNLKIVAYENINKQDYSTISQQGVTCISDAEMDFLPLERWEHEYRCHRRLLAIPAFALFRRWKAFRVWRTNVRSKKINTCKKSLQERLFIVNESLRPALLNIREMCYRISDMGLCHILKDHTYTLEEFQEAQYNQLEEVSSRLEEFRELVKEVARSACHTAMLEAGYTPDYNYNTGTHT, from the exons ATGACCCAGAGTACCCtgtgttccccctctccccccaagCGCCCTCGCTCCTCCAAGTCCGCAAAGCCCTCCCCCACCGGAGCcttcctccactccccctcccctctcccagcCAGTCACCCCGTCATCTTCAGCTCTGCAGAGGATGTGATCCGTGCCAAAATACGCTCCCCGCCGGACATCGTCAGAATCATCCGGAACAACCCTCACCTGGGCTTCCTGTACATGACCTCTGCCGCACCCAAGAGCTCCATCAAATATGATGCTTATAACCtcaa GATAGTGGCGTATGAGAACATCAACAAGCAGGACTACTCTACCATCAGCCAGCAGGGTGTGACCTGCATCTCTGACGCGGAGATGGACTTCCTGCCGTTAGAGCGCTGGGAGCATGAGTACCGGTGCCACCGTCGCCTCCTGGCCATCCCGGCCTTCGCCCTCTTCAGGAGGTGGAAGGCCTTCAGAGTGTGGCGGACCAACGTCCGCTCAAAGAAGATCAACACGTGCAAGAAGTCCCTGCAGGAGCGCCTGTTCATCGTCAATGAG tctcTGCGTCCGGCGTTGCTGAACATCAGAGAGATGTGCTACAGGATCAGTGACATGGGGCTTTGTCACATCCTGAAAGATCACACATACACTCTGGAGGAGTTCCAGGAGGCTCAGTACAACCAGCTGGAGGAG gtatcTTCTCGTCTGGAAGAGTTCAGGGAGCTGGTAAAGGAGGTGGCCAGGAGCGCCTGTCACACGGCCATGTTGGAGGcaggatacacacctgactataactacaacacaggtacacacacctga